The following is a genomic window from Janibacter sp. DB-40.
AGCGCCTGGAGCGGCGCGGTCGTCCTCACCGGCCTCGGTGTCGCCGTGCTGTCCTCGGTCCTGCCCTACTCCCTCGAGCTGCACGCCCTGCGGCGGCTGCCGGCGAAGGTCTTCGGCATCCTGCTCAGCCTCGAGCCGGCGGTTGCCGCACTCGCCGGGCTGGTCGTGCTCGGGCAACGCCTCGACCCGGTCCAGCTCGGCGGCATGGCCCTCGTCGTGCTCGCCAGCGCCATGGTGCTCGGCCTCGGTGCCCGCAGCGAGCAGGAGGCGGCCACCCCCTGAGCACGGACGAAGGGGGCCGATCACCGCACGATGACCGGCCCCCTTCGTCGTGTGGGTCAGCTGCCGGAGCGGGTCCGGGCCTGCTCGTCCTTCTTCGTCTTCCACAGGCTGGCGACCGTCGTGACGCCGAGGATGACGACGATGGCGCCGAGGGAGATGCCGATCGGGATCTCGGGGACCGAGACGTGCTCGCCACCGTTGATGAAGGGCACCTCGTTCTCGTGGAGGGCGTGCAGGATGAGCTTCACGCCGATGAAGGCGAGCAGCACCGACAGGCCGATCGTGAGGTAGACCAGCTTCTTCAGCAGGCCACCGATGAGGAAGTACAGCTGCCGCAGCCCCATCAGGGCGAAGAGGTTGGCCGTGAGGACGATGTACGGCTCACGGGTCAGGCCGTAGATCGCCGGGATGGAGTCGAGGGCGAAGAGCAGGTCGGTCATGCCCAGGGCGAAGACCGCGATGAACATCGGGGTGGCGACCAGCTTCGCGTTCTTCTTCGTGAACAGCTTCGAGGACCACTCGGTCGTGCTGGGCAGGGTCTTCTGCATCCAGAGAACGAGGCGGTTCTGCTCGTACTCCTCCTCCGCCTCACCCTCGGTGGCCAGCTTGATCGCGGTGTAGATGAGGAAGGCACCGAAGATGTAGAAGACCCAGGAAAACTGGTTGATCGCTGCCGCGCCGAGGAAGATGAAGATCGTGCGCAGGACGATCGCGATGATGATGCCCCACAGCAGCGCCGTCTGCTGGTACTTCTGCGGCACCCCGAACTTCGCCATGATCAGCAGGAAGATGAACAGGTTGTCGATCGAGAGCGAGTACTCGGTCAGCCAGCCCGCGAAGAACTCGGTCCCGCGCTCGGGCCCCGCCATGACCCACATGCCGATTCCGAAGAGGATCGCCGCGGAGATGTAGATCCCCAGGACGACGGAGACCTCACGGGTGGAGGGGACGTGCGGGTTGCGAGCCACCCAGATGATGTCGAAGGTCAGGATGGCCGCGAACACGCCGAGCGTGACGAGCCACACCCAGGTGGGCACGACCATCGTGCCGCCGCTGATGATCGTCGGCTGCAGTGCGGAGAACGTTGACAATGGTTACCTTCCGGACAGGGACATCACGTCCGGAGGTCTCTCCCGCCCATGGGACCGCTGCCCCGGGGCGGTGAGGACCGACCGTGATGACGAGGCGAGCGCGCGGGGATACTCCCCTCCGACGTCAGCCATGTTCCCACACGAGGACCGCCGCGGCGCACTTCCGGTGGGCTCAGCGAGTGGCCGCCGTCATCTGGCGCAGTTCCTTCTTCAGGTCGCTGATCTCGTCACGCAGCCGGGCGGCGAGCTCGAAGTGCAGGTCGGTCGCCGCCTGGTGCATCTGGTCGGTGAGCTCCTGGATGAGCCGCGCCAGCTCCGTCGCCGGCAGGTCGCGCTCGCGGCCCCCTGCCGGCTCGCTCGAGGAGGAGGTGCGCGTCGACTTGCCCCGCGACTGGGCGCGGGCCGACCCGAGCAGCTCGTCGGTGTCGGCGTCCTCGCGCTGCAGCATGTCGGTGATGTCGGCGATCTTCTTGCGCAGCGGCTGCGGGTCCAGCCCACGTTCGGTGTTGTAGGCGATCTGCTTCTCCCGACGGCGGTTGGTCTCGTCGAGCGCCTCCTGCATCGACGGGGTGACCTTGTCGGCGTACATGTGCACCTGGCCGGACACGTTGCGGGCGGCACGGCCGATCGTCTGGATCAGCGACCGCGCGCTGCGCAGGAACCCCTCCTTGTCCGCGTCCAGGATGCTCACGAGCGACACCTCGGGCAGGTCGAGGCCCTCGCGCAGCAGGTTGATGCCGACGAGCACGTCGAACTCCCCCAACCGCAGCTCCCGCAGCAGCTCCACCCGGCGCAGCGTGTCGATGTCGGAGTGGAGGTAGCGCACCCGCACCCCCTTGTCGAGGAGGTAGTCGGTGAGGTCCTCGGCCATCTTCTTCGTCAGGGTCGTCACGAGCACCCGCTCGTTGCGCTCCGCCCGCTCCCGGATCTCGTGCAGGAGGTCGTCGATCTGCCCCTTGGTCGGCTTGAGGACCACCTCCGGGTCGATGAGCCCGGTCGGCCGGATGACCTGCTCGACGTGGCCGTCGCCCTTGGCCAGCTCGTAGTCGCCCGGTGTCGCGGAGAGGTAGACGGTCTGCCCGATGCGCTCGAGGAACTCCTCCCACGTCAGGGGTCGGTTGTCCATGGCGCTCGGCAGGCGGAAGCCGTGCTCGACGAGCGTGCGCTTGCGGGAGGCATCCCCCTCGTACATCGCCCCGATCTGCGGCACCGTCTGGTGCGACTCGTCGATGACGAGGAGGAAGTCCTCCGGGAAGTAGTCGAGGAGGCAGTTGGGCGCGCTGCCGGGCGAGCGCCCGTCGATGTGCATCGAGTAGTTCTCGATCCCGGCGCACGAGCCGATCTGCCGCATCATCTCGATGTCGTAGGTGGTGCGCATGCGCAGGCGCTGGGCCTCGAGCATCTTGCCCTGGCGCTCGAGGTCCTCCAGCCGCTCGCCGAGCTCCTTCTCGATCCCGGCGACCGCGCGCTCCATCCGCTCCGGCCCGGCGACGTAGTGGGTGGCGGGGAAGATGTAGATCTCGCTCTCCTCGCGCACGACCTCGCCGGTGAGCGGGTGCAGGGTGTGGATCCGCTCGATCTCGTCGCCGAAGAACTCGATGCGCACCGCGAGCTCCTCGTACATGGGGATGATCTCGACGGTGTCCCCCCGCACGCGGAAGGTCCCGCGGGTGAAGGCCAGGTCGTTGCGGGTGTACTGCATCGTCACGAACTGGCGCAGCAGGTCGTCGCGCTCGATCTCGTCCCCGAGGCGCAAGGGCACCATCCGGTCGACGTACTCCTGCGGGGTGCCCAGGCCGTAGATGCAGGACACGGAGGCCACGACGACGACGTCCCGCCGGGTGAGCAGGCTGTTGGTCGCCGAGTGGCGCAGGCGCTCGACCTCCTCGTTGACCGAGGAGTCCTTCTCGATGTAGGTGTCGCTCTGCGGGACGTACGCCTCGGGCTGGAAGTAGTCGTAGTAGCTGACGAAGTACTCGACCGCGTTGTTCGGCAGCAGGTCACGGAACTCGTTGGCCAGCTGGGCCGCGAGCGTCTTGTTGGGCGCCATGACGAGGGTCGGTCGCTGGACCTCCTCGATCAGCCAGGCCGTCGTCGCCGACTTGCCGGTACCGGTGGCGCCGAGCAGGACGATGTCCTGCTCGCCCGCACGCACGCGCGCGGCGAGGTCGGCGATCGCGGTGGGCTGGTCGCCGGCGGGCTCGAACTCCGAGACGACCTCGAAGGGAGCCACCGTGCGTTGCAGGTCGGTTACCGGGCGCATGGTCCTCACGGTATGTCAGGGGGGTGACAGGGCAGTCCCTCCGACCAACGCCGACCGGGTTCCCCGGATTCCCCCCGCCGTCACGCCCGGCCGGAGCGGACCGTGCGCCAGTGCCGACCCGGCCCCCGGCGCAACGTCCACCGGCCGAGGTGGGCGATCGCACCCAGGTCACGGGCCATCGCCCGGACGGCCCCCTCGGCGAGATCGTCCTCCCGGGTGTCGTGGCTGGCCGGGACGAGGAAGCGCAGGTGCAGCTGCGGCTGGCCCCGCACGACCTCCACGGAGCGGTCCTCGACCAGCTGCGTGCGCGCCAGCAGCTCCTCCGCCCGCGGCAGGACGGTCGGCGGCTCCACCCCGGCAGGGACGCCCAGCACGTCGAGGGCGACCCGGTAGGAGGGCATCAGGAACCACCGCGCGGTGGTGTCCACCCGGTCTCGCGCGCCCAGGCCTCCAGGCGCGCGTGGATGCCGTCGAACCACGGCTCCTTGGCCGCGGCGTACTCCCCGCGGGAGCGACCCGTCGTCGCGAGCCGCTCCTTCTCCGCGCGGTACTCGGCTCGCGCGCCGGGCTCGGCGCGCAGCCAGTCCCGGACGAGCAGCGCCCACCGCCACCCCGGGGACCCGACCTCCCGCACGTGCAGGTGGATCGGGACGGCCGGGTCGCACCCGTGGTGGTACCGCTTGGGCCAGGGCCCGACCCCCTTCGGGTTGTCCTCCCTGATGTCCTCCCGCCGCGGCCATCCCCCGTCCGCCGTGGCCCGCAGGAAGTCCGCCCCGTCGGCCACCTCGAGGGACTCGACACCGACCTGCAGGTCGATGATCGGCTTGGCGTACATCGGCACCGCCGTCGAGCCGATGTGGTCGACGGTGAGGGCGAGGTCGCCCAGGCGGTGCCGCAGGCGGGCGATCTCCCGCGCGCCCTGCGCTGCCCACGCGGGATCGGGTTCGGTGAGGACGAGCCCGTCGGGAGCGGTCACCGGCCGCATCGCGGCGAGGTTGTCGGCGAAGGGGGTCAGCCGCTCCTCCCAGAGCCGGTCCACCGCCCCCAGGAGGGTCTCGGGCGAGCCGCTGTTGTCCAGCAGGACGTCGGCAACCGCCCGTCGCTCCTCGTCGCTCGCCTGGGCCGCCACCCGCGATCGGGCCTCGTGCTCCGGCGTCCCACGCAGCTCGACGAGACGCCGCACGCGCTCCTCCTCCGCGGTGTCGACGACGACGACGAGGTGGTACTCCCCCGCCATCCGCTTCTCGACGAGCAGCGGCATGTCGTGCACCGCGACCCGGCTGCCTCCCGACTCCGCCGCCTCGAACCGCTGCGCCGTGCGCTCCCAGATGGCCGGGTGGGTGATCCCCTCCAGCGCTGCCAGCGCATCGGGGTCACCGAAGACCACCCGGCCCAGCGCCGGCCGGTCCAGGGCCCCCTTCGCGTCGAAGACCTCGTCCCCGAAACGCGCCCGGATCAGCTCCAGCGCCGGCTCCCCCGGCTCGACCACCTCCCGGGCGATGAGGTCGGCGTCCACGACGACCGCCCCGAGCTCGGCCAGACGCCTCGAGACGGTCGACTTGCCGGAACCGATCCCACCGGTGAGGCCCACGCGCAGCATGCCGGCGATCCTAACCGCGCTCGGTGGACCACACCCGCGCATGTCGTGGGTAGCGTCGACGTCGTGGACTCCCAGACACTCGTCAACCTGCTGCTCGTGATGGTCTTCGTCCTCGTCGGGGGTGTCTTCGCCGCCACCGAGATGGCGATCGTGACCCTGCGCGAGGGCCAGGTCCGTGCCCTCGAGGAGGGCAGTGGGCGCGAGCAGCGACTGGCCGGCCTCGTGCGCAACCCGAACCAGTTCCTGTCCGCGGTGCAGATCGGCGTGACCGTGGCCGGCTTCTTCTCCTCTGCCTACGGTGGGTCCACCATCGCCCCGGACCTCGTGCCCGGCCTCGTCGCCATCGGCATCCCCGAGACCGCCGCCGCCACCCTCGCCCTCGTCGCGATGACCCTGCTCATCGCCTACCTGTCCCTCGTCTTCGGCGAGCTGGCGCCCAAGCGCCTGGCGATGCAGAACAACCTGGCCTTCACCCGGGTCCTGGGGACCCCCCTGCGGCTCTTCGCCACGGTCGTCCGGCCCGTGATCTGGTTGCTGTCGGTCTCCACCAATGCCGTCGTCCGGCTCGCGGGAGGCAACCCCTCGGCCTCGGAGGACGAGATGACTCCCGAGGAGATCCGTGACCTCATCGAGGGGCATCAGGGGCTGCGCCCCTACCCACGACGGATCCTGACCGACGTCTTCCGGGCCGGCGAGCGGTCGCTGACGCGGGTGATGCGCCCGCGCACGGACGTGGAGTTCCTCGCCGCGGACCTCACGCTCGAGGAGGCCAGGGAGCGGGTGCTCGACCTCCCGCACTCGCGCTTCCCCGTCACCGGGAGGGACCTCGACGACATCATCGGCTTCGTCCACATCCGTGACCTGCTCACGTCGCCGGAGAGCGGGGCCACCCGCGTGCGCGACCTCACCCGCACGATCCTCGCCGTGCCCGACAGCCTGGAGGTCCTGGCCGCGCTGTCCCGGCTGCGGTCGGAGAAACAGCCCCTGGCCATCGTCGTCGACGAGTACGGGGGGACCGACGGACTGATCACGATGGAGGACCTCGTCGAGGAGTTCGTCGGCGAGATCTACGACGAGCACGACCGGGGCCCCGACCCCGAGGACACCGCCCGGCGCCGCGGGGAGACCCTCGTCGTCGACGGGTCGCTCAACGTCGAGGAGCTGTCCGAGCTCATCGGGACCGACGTCTCCGACGAGGACGTGGACTCGGCCGGCGGGCTCGTCATGTCCCGGCTGGGGCGGTTGGCCGTGGTCGGCGACGTCGTCGAGGTGGCCGGGCAGCGACTGGAGGTGCTCTCCGTCGACGGCCGTCGCGTGGCACGGCTGCGCATCACCCCGATCGACTGACCGGCCCCATCCCATGACGAAGGGGGCGCCGCACCGGTTCGGTGCGACGCCCCCTTCGAGGGTGCTGCTCGGGTCAGTTGCCCGTGAGCTTCTCGCGAAGCGCGGCCAGCGCCTCGTCCGAGGCCAGCGTGCCCTCGTTGGTCGGCGCGGCGGGGGCCGCTGCGCCGGAGCTGCTGTTGCTGCTGCTGCTGCTCGGGGCCGGGGTGCTGCTGTCGGAGCTGTACGAGGTGGTCGCGACGTCGTCGCCACCCTCGGCGGCGGCGGCGTCGTCCGCCGCAGCCTTCTCCATCTGGGCGCGGTGCGCCTCCCAGCGGGCGTGCGCGTCCGCGTACTGCTTCTCCCAGGCCTCGCGCTGGGCCTCGTAGCCCTCGAGCCACTCGTTGGTCTCGGGGTCGAAGCCCTCGGGGTACTTGTAGTTCCCCTGCTCGTCGTACTCCGCGGCCATGCCGTAGAGGGTCGGGTCGAACTCGGTGAGGTTGGCGCCGTCCTCGTTGGCCTGCTTGAGGCTCAGCGAGATGCGGCGACGCTCGAGGTCGATGTCGATGACCTTGACGAAGATCTCCTGACCGACGTTGACGACCTGCTCGGGCAGCTCGACGTGGCGCTCGGCCAGCTCGGAGATGTGCACGAGGCCCTCGATGCCGTCCTCGACGCGCACGAACGCACCGAACGGGACGAGCTTGGTGACCTTGCCCGGAACGACCTGGCCGATCGCGTGGGTCCGGGCGAAGTGCTGCCACGGGTCCTCCTGCGTCGCCTTGAGCGAGAGGGAGACGCGCTCGCGGTCCATGTCGACGTCCAGGACCTCGACCGTGACCTCGTCGCCGACCTCGACGACCTCGGACGGGTGGTCGATGTGCTTCCAGGACAGCTCGGAGACGTGGACGAGACCGTCGACGCCACCCAGGTCCACGAAGGCACCGAAGTTGACGATCGAGGAGACGACGCCCGTGCGGACCTGGCCCTTCTGCAGCTCCTTGAGGAAGGTGGTGCGCACCTCGGACTGCGTCTGCTCGAGCCATGCACGGCGCGAGAGCACGACGTTGTTGCGGTTCTTGTCGAGCTCGATGATCTTGGCCTCGATCTCCTTGCCGACGTACGGCTGGAGGTCGCGGACGCGACGCATCTCCACGAGGGAGGCGGGGAGGAAGCCACGCAGGCCGATGTCGA
Proteins encoded in this region:
- a CDS encoding TerC family protein, with amino-acid sequence MVVPTWVWLVTLGVFAAILTFDIIWVARNPHVPSTREVSVVLGIYISAAILFGIGMWVMAGPERGTEFFAGWLTEYSLSIDNLFIFLLIMAKFGVPQKYQQTALLWGIIIAIVLRTIFIFLGAAAINQFSWVFYIFGAFLIYTAIKLATEGEAEEEYEQNRLVLWMQKTLPSTTEWSSKLFTKKNAKLVATPMFIAVFALGMTDLLFALDSIPAIYGLTREPYIVLTANLFALMGLRQLYFLIGGLLKKLVYLTIGLSVLLAFIGVKLILHALHENEVPFINGGEHVSVPEIPIGISLGAIVVILGVTTVASLWKTKKDEQARTRSGS
- a CDS encoding hemolysin family protein; this encodes MDSQTLVNLLLVMVFVLVGGVFAATEMAIVTLREGQVRALEEGSGREQRLAGLVRNPNQFLSAVQIGVTVAGFFSSAYGGSTIAPDLVPGLVAIGIPETAAATLALVAMTLLIAYLSLVFGELAPKRLAMQNNLAFTRVLGTPLRLFATVVRPVIWLLSVSTNAVVRLAGGNPSASEDEMTPEEIRDLIEGHQGLRPYPRRILTDVFRAGERSLTRVMRPRTDVEFLAADLTLEEARERVLDLPHSRFPVTGRDLDDIIGFVHIRDLLTSPESGATRVRDLTRTILAVPDSLEVLAALSRLRSEKQPLAIVVDEYGGTDGLITMEDLVEEFVGEIYDEHDRGPDPEDTARRRGETLVVDGSLNVEELSELIGTDVSDEDVDSAGGLVMSRLGRLAVVGDVVEVAGQRLEVLSVDGRRVARLRITPID
- the rpsA gene encoding 30S ribosomal protein S1; this translates as MTASTVDTTAPQIAVNDIGSEEDLLAAIDATIKDFNDGDIVEGHIVKVDRDEVLLDIGYKTEGVIPSRELSIKHDVDPAEIVAVGDEVEALVLQKEDKEGRLILSKKRAQYERAWGTIEKIKEEDGVVTGTVIEVVKGGLILDIGLRGFLPASLVEMRRVRDLQPYVGKEIEAKIIELDKNRNNVVLSRRAWLEQTQSEVRTTFLKELQKGQVRTGVVSSIVNFGAFVDLGGVDGLVHVSELSWKHIDHPSEVVEVGDEVTVEVLDVDMDRERVSLSLKATQEDPWQHFARTHAIGQVVPGKVTKLVPFGAFVRVEDGIEGLVHISELAERHVELPEQVVNVGQEIFVKVIDIDLERRRISLSLKQANEDGANLTEFDPTLYGMAAEYDEQGNYKYPEGFDPETNEWLEGYEAQREAWEKQYADAHARWEAHRAQMEKAAADDAAAAEGGDDVATTSYSSDSSTPAPSSSSSNSSSGAAAPAAPTNEGTLASDEALAALREKLTGN
- the coaE gene encoding dephospho-CoA kinase: MLRVGLTGGIGSGKSTVSRRLAELGAVVVDADLIAREVVEPGEPALELIRARFGDEVFDAKGALDRPALGRVVFGDPDALAALEGITHPAIWERTAQRFEAAESGGSRVAVHDMPLLVEKRMAGEYHLVVVVDTAEEERVRRLVELRGTPEHEARSRVAAQASDEERRAVADVLLDNSGSPETLLGAVDRLWEERLTPFADNLAAMRPVTAPDGLVLTEPDPAWAAQGAREIARLRHRLGDLALTVDHIGSTAVPMYAKPIIDLQVGVESLEVADGADFLRATADGGWPRREDIREDNPKGVGPWPKRYHHGCDPAVPIHLHVREVGSPGWRWALLVRDWLRAEPGARAEYRAEKERLATTGRSRGEYAAAKEPWFDGIHARLEAWARETGWTPPRGGS
- the uvrB gene encoding excinuclease ABC subunit UvrB; translated protein: MRPVTDLQRTVAPFEVVSEFEPAGDQPTAIADLAARVRAGEQDIVLLGATGTGKSATTAWLIEEVQRPTLVMAPNKTLAAQLANEFRDLLPNNAVEYFVSYYDYFQPEAYVPQSDTYIEKDSSVNEEVERLRHSATNSLLTRRDVVVVASVSCIYGLGTPQEYVDRMVPLRLGDEIERDDLLRQFVTMQYTRNDLAFTRGTFRVRGDTVEIIPMYEELAVRIEFFGDEIERIHTLHPLTGEVVREESEIYIFPATHYVAGPERMERAVAGIEKELGERLEDLERQGKMLEAQRLRMRTTYDIEMMRQIGSCAGIENYSMHIDGRSPGSAPNCLLDYFPEDFLLVIDESHQTVPQIGAMYEGDASRKRTLVEHGFRLPSAMDNRPLTWEEFLERIGQTVYLSATPGDYELAKGDGHVEQVIRPTGLIDPEVVLKPTKGQIDDLLHEIRERAERNERVLVTTLTKKMAEDLTDYLLDKGVRVRYLHSDIDTLRRVELLRELRLGEFDVLVGINLLREGLDLPEVSLVSILDADKEGFLRSARSLIQTIGRAARNVSGQVHMYADKVTPSMQEALDETNRRREKQIAYNTERGLDPQPLRKKIADITDMLQREDADTDELLGSARAQSRGKSTRTSSSSEPAGGRERDLPATELARLIQELTDQMHQAATDLHFELAARLRDEISDLKKELRQMTAATR